From the Salarias fasciatus chromosome 16, fSalaFa1.1, whole genome shotgun sequence genome, one window contains:
- the LOC115403424 gene encoding interferon-induced protein 44-like translates to MGIEDGSGRGVNVNDIKLAMMGHVMENHKFNPVSPLSSGDPGYNQSPSPDDRIHVLVCILSANASEIQDSVLQKMRDVREAANDLGIPQLLIVTKADEACPETQKSLRNVYRSKHVEKKMAEFSSKVGIPMNFILPVKNYSEEISTNPDVDRLILNVLRLIIDFGDDFIDKL, encoded by the exons ATGGGTATCGAGGACGGAAGTGGACGTGGCGTCAACGTGAACGACATCAAACTGGCCATGATGGGACACGTGATGGAGAATCACAAG TTCAACCCGGTAAGTCCACTGAGCAGTGGTGATCCCGGCTACAACCAGTCACCGTCCCCAGATGATAGAATTCATGTCCTGGTTTGCATCCTCTCTGCCAACGCATCGGAGATCCAGGACTCCGTTCTTCAAAAGATGAGGGACGTCAGAGAGGCTGCAAATGACTTGG GTATTCCCCAACTTCTCATTGTCACCAAAGCGGATGAAGCCTGTCCTGAAACTCAGAAAAGTCTGAGGAATGTCTACAGAAGCAA GCATGTGGAGAAAAAG ATGGCAGAGTTCAGCTCAAAAGTGGGGATTCCCATGAACTTCATCCTTCCTGTGAAGAACTACAGTGAGGAAATTTCCACCAATCCTGATGTTGACAGGCTGATCCTGAACGTCCTGAGACTGATTATTGACTTCGGAGATGATTTCATTGACAAGTTGTGA
- the LOC115403604 gene encoding interferon-induced protein 44-like, with the protein MLYGPVGAGKSSFINSVSTTLRGRITAGAGTGTVQSVEGQSLTKKYKTHRIKKDGTGDHCNFVFNDIMGIEDGTGHGVHVDDIKLAMMGHVKDEYKFNPVSPLTSDDPGYNQSPSPDDKIHILVCVCSANASEITDSVLHKMRDIREFALELDIPQLLIVTKVDEACPETQKSLRNVYRSKHVKKKMAEFSSKVGIPMNFIYPVKNYSEENSTNPDADTLILNVLRMIIDLGDDFLDNF; encoded by the exons ATGCTGTACGGACCGGTCGGAGCAGGAAAGTCCAGCTTCATCAACTCTGTCAGCACCACCTTACGGGGAAGGATTACTGCCGGAGCCGGGACCGGCACGGTTCAGTCTGTTGAGGGTCAAAGTCTCACCAAAAAA tatAAGACTCATCGGATCAAGAAAGATGGCACAGGTGACCATTGCAACTTTGTCTTCAATGACATTATGGGTATCGAGGATGGAACTGGGCATGGTGTCCACGTGGACGACATCAAACTGGCCATGATGGGACACGTGAAGGACGAATACAAG TTCAACCCAGTAAGCCCACTGACCAGTGATGATCCCGGCTACAACCAGTCACCGTCTCCAGATGACAAAATTCATATCCTGGTTTGTGTCTGTTCTGCCAACGCCTCGGAGATTACAGACTCCGTTCTACACAAGATGAGGGACATCAGAGAGTTTGCCTTAGAACTGG ATATTCCTCAACTTCTCATTGTCACCAAAGTGGATGAAGCCTGTCCTGAAACTCAGAAAAGTCTGAGGAATGTCTACAGAAGCAAGCATGTGAAGAAAAAG ATGGCAGAGTTCAGCTCAAAAGTGGGGATTCCCATGAACTTCATCTATCCTGTGAAGAACTACAGTGAGGAAAATTCCACCAATCCTGACGCTGACACGCTGATCCTGAACGTCCTGAGAATGATCATTGATCTTGGAGACGATTTCCTTGACAATTTCTGA